The Festucalex cinctus isolate MCC-2025b chromosome 16, RoL_Fcin_1.0, whole genome shotgun sequence sequence GTGACTAATTCACGTGTTCCATCGTATTTGCAGAAATCTTTCTGGCAATCTGTTCTCTTCGTTAGCGCAAGGGACCTTTGACAGCCTCGTGTCATTGAAGTCACTGTGAGTACAAATGCGAAACATTTTTGGGCCATTGTCGACTGGCGAGCGATCGGTCACTCGGCTGCTTTGCTCACTCGCCATCTTGCAGCGACTTCCAGACGCCGTACCTGCTGTGCGACTGCAACCTGCAGTGGCTGCTGCCCTGGCTCCGCGACAGGAACGTGGCGGCCAAGAACACCAAGTGTTCATACCCGCAGTCGCTGCAGGGCCAGCTCGTCACAGCCGTCAAGCCGGAGCAGCTCACGTGCGGTAGGCGAGCAAACGCCAGTCCAGCCGTCTCTTCTTGTTTTGCTATCAACAGGGACGTTGATGTGTGAGAGTAGGCGTCTGTGTCTGTTTTTACTCTCTAATGTCTTATCAGTTCGGAGCGCATATAAATAGAACCtcagagcacaaaaaaaaatgcaagaatgTGGATTTGTAAATAGAGAACCATGGACATGTGTGGGATTGCCGTATTAGGTTAGtcgtgactttttatttttaactcaggttattaccgtattttccgcactataaggcgcacctaaaagccttcaattttttcaaaagctgaccatgcgccttataatccagtgcgccttatatatggatcaatattgagccgcaacaggtctcgctgtcaagacgctattggtgaccttgcacgatcggtgacgcgcatgcgcagaagatcccgccatcttggatcactagctaatactaatactttacctcagagaaaataataaaacaacttgtttatacattttgggagtgaatggagttgtcagaaagctggtttgtaatctattaatacagtttgactgacctatctgactgttttgttgacattccctttagcgcagcaccatctaatggatgcataacgtaaccccagcctctaatgTAGCGCCTtagatatggaaaaagttttaaaatatgtaattcattgaaggtgcgccttataatgcggtgcactttatagtgcggaaaatacggtaattgattagctaggtcaagtcaaaaatcgacacacaaaaaagcaatAGAAGCATGTGATACAGATGATCTACTGTACTTAAACATTAAATAGCTTGCAGCAATACTTTAGCAAGAGGAATGATTTGGATTAACAGTAGATCTCTATTTGGTTGGCAACTATCTACTCGCATTATTATCCAGTGATGCTTTTTAACATCTGAAAGTGTTACCAAGGGTTCCTACGATTACTTAGTTTCCCAATTGGGCTCACTTCCTGTCGCAGACGCCCCCCTCGAGCTGCCCTCCTTCCAGCTGACTCCATCCCAGCGCCAGGTGGTCTTTCAGGGGGACAGCCTGCCCTTCCAGTGCCAGGCGTCCTTCGTGGCCGAGGACATGCAGGTGCTGTGGTACCAGAACGGGCGCATGGTGACGCCCGACGCCGCCCAGGGTATTTACATCGAGAAACACATGGTGCAGAACTGCTCCCTGATTGCCAGGTGATGACaatgaacaattaaaaaagTGGCTTGATGCCGCAACTCGTAGAATATAAATTCGACATGTGTCTTCTGGCAGCGCCTTGACCATCTCGAACATCCAACCGGGCTTTACCGGGAACTGGGAGTGCCGGGTCAGGACAAGCAGAGGAAACACCACCAGGACGGTCCATATTGTTGTGTTGGAGAGTTCCGCCAAATACTGCGCCCCCGAACGTGTCTCCAACAACAAGGGAGACTTCAGGTTGGTTTACATAAATTGTATTGAGTCACCTCTTGCTCAACATGCTTATAGTCAtccataaggcttttttttcagtgacACCCTACTACAAACGTGTAGTAAATAATCTGCATTAAATTCCTGCTTATTAATGAATGAGTTCTCATGAAATGTTTCCAACTTTGAAAACTCCCTGAATGGTGAGTATTTGGCACTGAGTAACAAGGAAATGAGATCCATTCCGACAACATTCCAGGTGGCCGCGCACCCTGGCAGGAATCCGAGCCTTCCTCCCCTGCAACAGATTACAATCAAGCGCGGGAAGCTACTCGGGCGGCTTCGGCGAGGAGCAGCGTGCTTGGAGAGACTGTAATCGCAACGGGCTGTGGGCGGAGGAGGATTACTTCCGCTGCCAGTTCCAAAAAGACGTCACGCGCTTCCTCTATGTCATCAACCAGGTGAGCGTTGCTCTTGTCGCTTGGGATTTCTTCCTATTGGTGCACCCTGTcatgatgcactttttttttttttttttttgtcagatgcCTCTGAACGAAAGCAACGTGGTGCCCAGAGCTCGCCGCCTTCTGGTCTACACCATCGACGCTGCCAACTTCTCAGACAAGATGGACATCATCTTCGTGGCGGAGATGATTGAGAAGTTCGCAAAGTTTGTGGACAAATTTAAAGACGTGAGTGACAAGCTGTAACATTTGTTTCGTGGATTTAATTCGTAAAATTCAAAcataatatatccatccatccattttctgaaccgcttgctcctcacaagtgtcgcggggggtgccggagcctatcccagctgggtatgggcagtaggcggggtacaccctgaactggttgccagccaatcgcagggcacacagagacgaacaacgattttttatttatttattttttttttttattaatttttttttttttacacttggtatacagcacagtatacagTTTCTGTCTCCGGAATGCAAGGTCGTGtgcagacaccgttggaaagatCTCGTCGATGCCCGTATGTCCCCAGTTGGGCGTAGGGTTGGAGTGATACGgacctaaaaaataaaccaaaaagcacgttgtaaaaaaaaaaaaaaaaaaatgtactcaaaattgtactcacttttgttgccaaggATTTCGCTGTTGATGGTTGGATTTTGAGTTACACTCTTATATGATCTGTGCGCTGACAACTTTGAAAAGACGTCTGATGTGTTCTTATTTTCCAGCTCGGTGAGGTCATGGTGAGCATGGCCAGCAACCTGATGCTGGCCGACGAGCGCGTGCTGTGGATGGCGCAGCGCGAGGCCACGGCGTGCTCCCGCATCATCGCCTGCCTCCAGAAGATCGCCGCCCACCGCTTGGCGTCAGCGCAGGCCTTCTCCCTGGTCTGTACACAAACCAGAAATATCTCCAGTATTTTCAGAATGCATATATTgcccttgtttgtttgttctttttatttgatatatttttcaaCCTGGTAGTGACGAAGCGGTTGTTTTGTTGTCAGACGTCCCCCAACATCGCTCTGGAGGCGCACTCGGTCAAGCCCAACGAGTGGAACGGCATGACCTGCATGTTGTTCCAGAGGCCCAGCTCGGAACGGACTCCCGGGCAGGACCGCCAGCTCACCTTTAAATGCAACACCACCGGCTCCTTCTCCAGCGTTCTACTGAAGGTCAGTTAGGGCACTTATCAATACCGTGCTGTATTTTCTACACTTGCAGTTTAAATTTGTTTGAACACAATGGGGGTTCATTGTAGATGAAtcgttttggttctgtttttttcaTAATGTTGTCTTGGTCCCTTTAGAGCACTACAGTGGAGGCGTCCCTGCAGCTTCCTCAGTCGCTCTTTACCCAAGCGGCACTGCTGCCCGGGCAGGCGGAGGACACGGGTTACAAGCTCCACCTGCTGGGCTTCCGCAACGGCAAGTTCTTCCCTTCTACCGGCAACTCGTCTCAGCTGGCCGACGGCGGGAAGAGGAGGAACGTGGCCACTCCGGTCATAATGGCAAAGATAGGTAAGTGGGTTTCTGATTATGTTAGTGATTAGACAGCGTGTTAAAAATACTGCATACAATATACAAGTTTTCAAGGGCTGTTTTTGAACAATGTATTTCCTTGATTATCCTCTCTCCAAGTGTGTGGTAATTCAGTGACAAAAGTAAAATGCAAGTCCCTGGGTAACGTTCGCTGTCCTCTCGGATCCAGATGGCATTTCCGTGCGCATGCTGCGGACGCCCGTCAACATCACCCTTCGGCGCTTCGCCCGCGGCTCCGACGCCGTGTCGGCCTGCTGGAACTTCAGCCTGGCGGGCGGCCAGGGCGGCTGGCAGAGCGACGGCTGCCGCATCCTGGGCCACCACGACAACTTCACCACCATCTCCTGCAACTCGCTCGGCAACTACGGACTGCTCATGGTAGGCTTTTACTCCTCTCTGACCATTCAAACTGCTCACAGGAAGGCCCGAGTTAAGATTCGAACCCTGAacatcagaactgtgaggctgaTATGACAAAGCACTACGGCACTGTGCTTCCGTGGATCACTGAGATTTCCACATAAACTGATGGTGACCGGTCAATTTTTTCCACTGCAGGACCTCAGCACTGTGGACTATTTCATTCCCAGCGTTGAGCCGCTGCATCCCGTCATCTACGCCACAAGCATGGTGCTCCTCTTCTGCCTGCTGACCATCATCGTCAGTTACGTCTACCACCACAAGTAAGAGCAAGCCCAGCGCGGCTTCCGATTTTCACCTCCCGCCGTTCCGGCTGATGCCCCGCATTGTCGCTTCCAGGTCGGTGCGCGTCAGCCGCAAGTGTTGGCACATGCTGGTCAACCTCTGCTTCCACGTCTCGCTCACGTGCGCCGTGTTCGTGGGCGGCATCAACCAGACGCGCTACGCCAGCGTCTGCCAAGCGGTAAGACCCCGCATTCCGTTTTCAAAATTCTCTCGTTCACTTTGGTGAGAGACGAGTTTTTACCCCCACCAGGTGGGCATTTTACTCCACTACTCCACACTGGCGACCGCCCTCTGGGTGGGTGTGACGGCGCGCAATATTTACAAGCAAGTGACACGCAAAGCCAAGCGCTACGAGGAGCCGGACGAGCCGCCCCCGCCGCCTCGCCCGATGCTGAGGTACGTACGTGCGCCAAGCCATGTCTCGGTCTTGATTTATGAGCTTTCTCTTTATGCTTCCCAAAGGTTCTACTTAATCGGCGGAGGGATACCCACTATTGTTTGTGGCATCACAGCGGCAGCTAACATCAAGAATTACGGCAGCCAAATCAATGCGCCATAGTAAGTAGAAcctgttaactcattgactctcaTCAATTTGCACTGAAgcgacccccttcgctcccggctgtgttctggattttgactgattttgcaaggcccacagaatattgttctattgctataaaaacatggaacctaggaaaacaaagattagtctcttctcttcgttcatcaggaaaaaatgcatatttttatctgtttctgttttgtaacaattagcatttgaatatagctaaatttcaccattattcacaaactgcttagaattgtgggaaacggcttgttttcatcatgaccctggttgatcgcttctagtctgctgccacccgctggtcatttttgtaattactaacattttttttcacctgttctctgcagttgagaggctgcagcaaagcataaaaaaaaaaaaaaaaaaaaaaaagtataaatacgtcttacgacacttacatttaaaatagaacgtatttatacgtttatgggagcaaatgagttaaaaaatttttttttttttttttttgtctttccagCTGCTGGATGGCATGGGAGCCGAGCATCGGCGCTTTTTACGGCCCGGCGGGTTTCATCATCTTCGTCGACTGCATGTACTTCCTCAGCATCCTGCTTCAGCTGCGGCGCCACCCCGAGCGCCGCTACGAGTTCAAGGAACTGGCCGACGAGCGGCAGCACCTGGACGGCGAGGCCGCGGCGGACAACCCGCGCCGCCCCCTTGCGCCCGGCGTCGTCCCGCACGCTGCACCCCTGGCGGCGCTGGAGAACGAGCACACCTTCGGCGCTCAGCTGACGGGGGCGGCGGTGGCGTTCGGGTTGTACGCGAGCCTGTGGGTGTTCGGCGCCATGGCCGTGTCGCAGGACCACCCTTTCGATTTGGCATTCACGTGCCTGTTCGGCGTGGCGGCGCTGGCCCTCGCCACGTTCATGGTGGCGCACCACTGCGTCAACAGGCAGGATATGCGGCGCTTCTGGTCGCAGGCCTGTTGCTCCGCCAGAAGCGATTACTCGGCACAGGAGGACGCTCTCTTGCCGCAGCCCGGTGGAGTCGCGCCCGGCTCGGCCAAGACGGACGCGGAGTCCAACAAGGGCGCCCGCAGCAGCAGCGCCGACTCTTCCTACACCAATAAGAGCGCGCCCAGCGTACGCAACTCGGCACACGGCAGCAAGCTGACCAATCTGCACGCAGAGGCTGCCCAGTGCAAGCCCACACCCGCCGCCCCGGCGATGACCATTTTGGACAACAGCCTGACGGAGCATTCGGTAGACAATGAAATCAAAATGCACGTGGCGCCGGTGGACGTGCAGTTCCGCCCCGCGGACAACAATCCGGCCAGTAATAGGCCTCACAAGAACCGATCCCGCACTCACCGGGCCAGCCGCCTGACGGTGCTGCGGGAGTACGCCTACGACGTGCCCACCAGCGTGGACGGCAGCGTCCAGAGCGCCTCCAGCAGGCGGCACCACTATTACGACCTGGCGGCGCGCAATAGCCGCCGCGCCGCCTACATGGCCTACAGGGAGCGCCACCGGAGCCAGCTGCAGCACGACAGCAGCGACAGCGCCAGCCTATCGCGACGCTCTCGCAAGTCGGGCGGGACGGCCGAAGGGGGGGCGGCGCCCTCCGGGTCCAAAGTCTCCGCCGGCGCCGCAGAGCCGTTCGGAAGCGGCGAATTGGAAACCAAATCGTACGGGCTCAACCTCATCATGCAAAACGGAGACGCGTTCAAAGAAAATGGCCAAGTGGTTCCACTCGTAAGTGCGGGCGAGAGCGCCCCCTGTGTCAAAACTGGCTTATGGAAACATGAGACTACCGTGTAGTGACACGTTTCATCCTGAAGACACTTGTTACTGTGAAAGGCCTTTTCTGTTGCcgtttgttttgtattgttaaCTGTTTATGTTGTGTTTGGAAGAAGTGGCTGTTAGTAccactcaacttttttttttctttttttttttatatataaatgttctatttttataAGAGATGTGACATTGCCACTGTGTTCATAACAGcagcaacaataataataaaaagtattttGAAGTTGGCGATTCAGGCaaacctgtatttttttttttttttttttttttgctctgggGCTCGTGTGCTGGGTTCAAAGGTGAGCTGGAGACAAGAATTGCTTTTGCCGACACGACGTGACAAGCCGCTAATTGGCTTCTCTCGCTGACCTTCGGAGGCCCCCCCGTTTCCGAACCGCAGGGTGAGCAAGGTGTCTTCTAATTGCAACCTGTCGGTGGGGCTTTTTGGTGCCCAAATGGACAGCTGACTAGACAGGTTGGAGCAGAGGCTCATTTCaagttcatcatcatcattagccTGCCATTGTCATCCttgtaaacacaacaaaaacaaaagatttgtgaaaaaagtgATATGTAGTTAGTACAaacttaaaactaaaataaatcttgTATACAAGCTGattacttttttgtacactacatcagttctttttctttttacttttgaattaaagaacatttttaagcACCTGTACAGCTGAGTTGTAGtcaacatttgcatttaatgtgataattttttcccccctatatttaaaagcagttttaatgttcaaattgtgcataatgttacagtggcttGCAATAATTTAAATTGCAGTTCGAACATTTCCTATTAATGAATCTACACTTAACCGAGATCCATTGCCTGAGTAGCTTGGATGAGACAAACCCTAACAAGAGCTTTGAATTATGCAGAGGGCACTAAATATACTGCTTGAAATCAGAGGGACACGCGTACAATCTTCAAAAGAAAACCGACTGGAATGATTACTTTTGTGAAGACGTTTAAAATTAGACAGAAAAGGCAACTGTTGGAGTTATTTTTAGGAGACAAGTGAACtttgttgttaaaaatgtgCTCTCTTCAAAACAGCACTGACGCACTGTTTTAAATTAAGTGCTCTATATTTGGACTCAAAGTATAAGTTATGTTAAGATATTACATAAGAACAAAGCGTGATGTCATTCAGTCTACAACAACAAACGAGATGATACAATCATGACTCCTGCACATTAATATGACGATTCCTATTCAGAGCATAAATAGCACTTCGCTGTCTTCTAATTGGTGTCAATTGCTGTTGCGCATGCGCACCTGCTCGCTGTCGTTAAGCTCGCCCTCGCCGAAGGTGCGCGCGCAGCAGCAACTGGTGCCTGCAGTCTGTGCTCTGGATCTTCGTTTGGAGTGTTTGTTTgtcgccccccaaaaaatggacaCAAGACGGAGAGTGTTGACCATTTCTGCCCGTGTGGATGCTGCCGACTCGTCTGCTGGTAGGACTGttgctgtcctgtcctgtcctgtccagtGTGTCGCGTTTTTGTGTCTCGTGTTGTTTTCTTGCGTCGCACCTCGTCAGGTATAGCGACAGACAGCAATtcaattttgcccaaaaatgTTGTCAGTGATGTCAATGAGTATTAGCAAAATTCCGCGTTCTCTCACGACCTCCAATCAATTCGGCATGTAGAAAAtacttataaaaatatattagaaagtgacttgttttcaaaattattataactttctgtttttgttggTGTGTTTGAAATGTCGTTCACGTGTTTGTCGAGCTGCTGCAACTTTTGTCTTCTTTCGTGAAATTctggcttgatttttttttcccccctcttcacTTTTTCTAAGTTTATTTAAGCCTGGAGGAGGAGAGACTCTCCATGTTCTGCTCACTTATATTTTTATTCtgctattataataataataattgaaaacaacCAGACATTTCTGATCATTTCCACAATGCAAGAGAAGACGCGTCCTTTACACGGTAAAACCAGCTTATTGaccaggcagattttttttatagtagtcaaatgacatttcatcacatgataattgaaaattaatcaaatccaaataatcctcacaaattaaATGACACAAAGCTCTAAATTAGCGAAAAGCTTCTTTTCACCGAGTAGCCTAATAAGgccgccattttttttattttttttatttattttttaacttcagACGTAAACTTGGAATTGGAAAATTCCAACTGGTGGAACTTCCttcatttttgtgttgttgtgctcacgttttaattgtaatttggcCTCAGGCGGGATAAGGATGACATGATGGACGCTTTTCGTCTCTTGGgcagatttttgtttgtttgtttgtttgtttgttgcctCCGGGGGGCGTGGCGGGCCCATCTGCCGTGGGACTCGGGCCAGGAGATGGCGGCTGCCTGGTCGGGGAGGAAGGAGGAGGTTGTGGGTGCACACAATGAGCGGAAAGATGGTACAAGATGATGGAAAATGGGAggttgttgccatggcgatggcAGAACTTAggttgcattcgaggatgggcggaagtcggactttttatgagttcaaaccaggaagtctgaactgtatggaattattattaaataagattaaaaaaaacaagaaatgaagcaaaattgggagaaggcaagtttgctggaggtcaaaatgagttttgaggacgaaggaaaaaaataaaaaatttactatccgccattttggttgtttactttcgcctcgaacgctttcagatCGGACCTGGGAAAAACCAGGTAGatgtatccgacttccgaccttcctcgaatgcagcattaattcATTTTAGGAGAGCCAATGTAGCTTCATTTCCACAGCATTCCAAGTGATAAAATTGTATCAATTCAAGACTTACAAAGTAACAAACTACAAAACATATTGAATTATATCCGTGGTTTAAAGTGTGGTACGTGGGGCTACAAATAAATgctacaaatatataaacaaatttatttgttatatggcagtagggttattatagtttgggaatttttcattttagtttgtattttgttttgagttttgttctttaaaatttagttagttttaattagttttccgggtggttctgttagttgttttttttttttaattagttttagttctttaataaatgcttagtttagttagtttcagtattagttttagttttttttttttttttttttttttgtgtgtattccttgttcgcaatatttaaaaaacacgaagggtgtgacgtcattattccggtttatatcaaaatatatctactaaaaatcacatttcaaatcatccccaaaggctcatgcattcaattaattaattaattaaagactaaaacgaaggacatttttgctataattatagttacttttattttaggtagttttgtaaacagtgttcagtgatttatttttttattttttatttttttggtggcacttggtgtaaaaaaaaaaaaaagtttgaggacAAATAACTTGAAATGTACAAAACCAAGTATTACGACACATTACATGCATGATTTTTTATGAATGAGGATATGATGTCGTAACAACTCGAGTGCACTCCGGTTTGTTTTCTTCAACGCTGCATTGCGACGGCTTTACTCCACAGGGCCACTTGGCTAATTTTGGCCACCCGGTcggcggacaaggtcagcgtgtgtgcgcgcgcgcgcgagaTCCTCTACCCTCCTCGTGGGCATCTTTGCGAGTTGACCCGCCAACACTGATTTGAGAGAGGCAAACTTGCACTCGCAGTTGAAGTTGCGGCTTCATTTCTCTGGTCCTTTCTTGGTCTCCAAGGCCGGATTTCCCGGTTCAGCTCGCCGGGAGCAATTACGCCGTCTCCCTGTCAGCTTGCCGTCTCTCGCTGCACTCTAATTAACCGAGAAGGTGATGATGCGTTCATGGTCGTAAACGCCGTCGATGTGTGCGCGGTCCTCATTACGCTAAAAGCTTCTTCTTTGAAAGGTAATAGGCGCCAAGTTGTATGTAGCGCTAATCCCCTCCCTCCTTCCTGTGGCGTTTTACTCTCacactctctcgctctctcgaaAGCCTCGCTCTCATTTTTCTCATCCTCACCCAGCATCTCCTTCCACACTCTCATTTCTTGGCTCAGAAAAAGGAAAGCGCCCGCAGCCTGCAACAAGGTACGCCGGGCGATCCATCGAGCTGCCACCTAAACGTCTTTGTCGTACTTGACATATCGACAGGTCGGGGGTCACTCGAATGGGAGCGGACGTCGTCCGTGACGCCGCCGAGCCCCGCGCCATGCGTACGCCGTCCGAAGATTGCCGCGAGGTCGCGCCGGCCTTCCGCAAATCCGGGAAAGTTGTGCTCGGCTGCTGCCTGGTTCGACGCATCCTCACCTGGGCCTCCCCGAAAGTTAAAGGTAGCTCGCTTTTATATGACGTGACCGAATGTGAGGTGGCggcgttttatttgttttgaccGCACTGTAGCATCTGTGACGTTGATTGATTGTGCGTGTGGCCTGTAAAGTCACGTGGGAGTGTTTGCATGTAGCGTAGAAATATAATCACCGTAAAATCCTGATGCATAGAGAATTATCAGTGATATATATACTGTaagtatgatttaaaaaaacatctgcaAATATGGATGATTGTATACATTTGTGTTCAGGACACAGGGTGAacatcaatccattttttttcatttttgtggtTGGGCCCGAGTGGAACGGGACCTAGATGTGATTTTAGTGGCGATGGGGAATGTCAAGTCCCACTGCTCAAGTATCGATCACACGTCTGGTTCAGTGAGTGTCGGTTGAGAAGCCTCTTGTTTGGTGGGGAAGaagaagttt is a genomic window containing:
- the adgra3 gene encoding adhesion G protein-coupled receptor A3 isoform X1 gives rise to the protein MRAHSFQFVTLLLCIGGARTAADASACKYEEHSKSTGKSLASDRKVVCSNMELRQTLPPDSFPNRTVALFLNNNKIQELKNGSFLGLSALEKLDLRNNLISRIEPGAFLGLSALKRLELSNNSIGCLNVDIFRGLASLVRLNLSGNLFSSLAQGTFDSLVSLKSLDFQTPYLLCDCNLQWLLPWLRDRNVAAKNTKCSYPQSLQGQLVTAVKPEQLTCDAPLELPSFQLTPSQRQVVFQGDSLPFQCQASFVAEDMQVLWYQNGRMVTPDAAQGIYIEKHMVQNCSLIASALTISNIQPGFTGNWECRVRTSRGNTTRTVHIVVLESSAKYCAPERVSNNKGDFRWPRTLAGIRAFLPCNRLQSSAGSYSGGFGEEQRAWRDCNRNGLWAEEDYFRCQFQKDVTRFLYVINQMPLNESNVVPRARRLLVYTIDAANFSDKMDIIFVAEMIEKFAKFVDKFKDLGEVMVSMASNLMLADERVLWMAQREATACSRIIACLQKIAAHRLASAQAFSLTSPNIALEAHSVKPNEWNGMTCMLFQRPSSERTPGQDRQLTFKCNTTGSFSSVLLKSTTVEASLQLPQSLFTQAALLPGQAEDTGYKLHLLGFRNGKFFPSTGNSSQLADGGKRRNVATPVIMAKIDGISVRMLRTPVNITLRRFARGSDAVSACWNFSLAGGQGGWQSDGCRILGHHDNFTTISCNSLGNYGLLMDLSTVDYFIPSVEPLHPVIYATSMVLLFCLLTIIVSYVYHHKSVRVSRKCWHMLVNLCFHVSLTCAVFVGGINQTRYASVCQAVGILLHYSTLATALWVGVTARNIYKQVTRKAKRYEEPDEPPPPPRPMLRYVRAPSHVSVLIYELSLYASQRFYLIGGGIPTIVCGITAAANIKNYGSQINAPYCWMAWEPSIGAFYGPAGFIIFVDCMYFLSILLQLRRHPERRYEFKELADERQHLDGEAAADNPRRPLAPGVVPHAAPLAALENEHTFGAQLTGAAVAFGLYASLWVFGAMAVSQDHPFDLAFTCLFGVAALALATFMVAHHCVNRQDMRRFWSQACCSARSDYSAQEDALLPQPGGVAPGSAKTDAESNKGARSSSADSSYTNKSAPSVRNSAHGSKLTNLHAEAAQCKPTPAAPAMTILDNSLTEHSVDNEIKMHVAPVDVQFRPADNNPASNRPHKNRSRTHRASRLTVLREYAYDVPTSVDGSVQSASSRRHHYYDLAARNSRRAAYMAYRERHRSQLQHDSSDSASLSRRSRKSGGTAEGGAAPSGSKVSAGAAEPFGSGELETKSYGLNLIMQNGDAFKENGQVVPLVSAGESAPCVKTGLWKHETTV
- the adgra3 gene encoding adhesion G protein-coupled receptor A3 isoform X3, producing the protein MRAHSFQFVTLLLCIGGARTAADASACKYEEHSKSTGKSLASDRKVVCSNMELRQTLPPDSFPNRTVALFLNNNKIQELKNGSFLGLSALEKLDLRNNLISRIEPGAFLGLSALKRLELSNNSIGCLNVDIFRGLASLVRLNLSGNLFSSLAQGTFDSLVSLKSLDFQTPYLLCDCNLQWLLPWLRDRNVAAKNTKCSYPQSLQGQLVTAVKPEQLTCDAPLELPSFQLTPSQRQVVFQGDSLPFQCQASFVAEDMQVLWYQNGRMVTPDAAQGIYIEKHMVQNCSLIASALTISNIQPGFTGNWECRVRTSRGNTTRTVHIVVLESSAKYCAPERVSNNKGDFRWPRTLAGIRAFLPCNRLQSSAGSYSGGFGEEQRAWRDCNRNGLWAEEDYFRCQFQKDVTRFLYVINQMPLNESNVVPRARRLLVYTIDAANFSDKMDIIFVAEMIEKFAKFVDKFKDLGEVMVSMASNLMLADERVLWMAQREATACSRIIACLQKIAAHRLASAQAFSLTSPNIALEAHSVKPNEWNGMTCMLFQRPSSERTPGQDRQLTFKCNTTGSFSSVLLKSTTVEASLQLPQSLFTQAALLPGQAEDTGYKLHLLGFRNGKFFPSTGNSSQLADGGKRRNVATPVIMAKIDGISVRMLRTPVNITLRRFARGSDAVSACWNFSLAGGQGGWQSDGCRILGHHDNFTTISCNSLGNYGLLMDLSTVDYFIPSVEPLHPVIYATSMVLLFCLLTIIVSYVYHHKSVRVSRKCWHMLVNLCFHVSLTCAVFVGGINQTRYASVCQAVGILLHYSTLATALWVGVTARNIYKQVTRKAKRYEEPDEPPPPPRPMLRFYLIGGGIPTIVCGITAAANIKNYGSQINAPYCWMAWEPSIGAFYGPAGFIIFVDCMYFLSILLQLRRHPERRYEFKELADERQHLDGEAAADNPRRPLAPGVVPHAAPLAALENEHTFGAQLTGAAVAFGLYASLWVFGAMAVSQDHPFDLAFTCLFGVAALALATFMVAHHCVNRQDMRRFWSQACCSARSDYSAQEDALLPQPGGVAPGSAKTDAESNKGARSSSADSSYTNKSAPSVRNSAHGSKLTNLHAEAAQCKPTPAAPAMTILDNSLTEHSVDNEIKMHVAPVDVQFRPADNNPASNRPHKNRSRTHRASRLTVLREYAYDVPTSVDGSVQSASSRRHHYYDLAARNSRRAAYMAYRERHRSQLQHDSSDSASLSRRSRKSGGTAEGGAAPSGSKVSAGAAEPFGSGELETKSYGLNLIMQNGDAFKENGQVVPLVSAGESAPCVKTGLWKHETTV